The region CGCGAGTAGATAGAAAGGATGCTCGTTTGGTAGAACAATTGGTTTGTTTACATCACCGTCATTTCTACAGCAGTAACTGATATCTGTAGAATTTGTATTATATACTCCTTCGGGCAATATGCCCCCGATGCTGTTGCGACTGTTAACTAAAGCATCTTTCCATTTTACTGTAGATTCATTAAAACCTACCAAATGATAGTTTTGTTACAGTTAACTTCGAACTTAAGCACCTATCAATTCATCAGTTTGTATTATCTTACCAATCGGACATGATATCCCTTTTTTCAAGATGCAGTATTGTCCCCTTGGCCACGTATACTGGACAGTCGAGTAATATGTGATTGTTTTAACACAAAAAGAACTGTTTACAGAACCTCTCGTAATGGCACCGTTCCAATTACTGTTCATGCTGGCGTTCCATTTGTTCACATATCGGGAAGGGGCGTCTTGGAACCTCCATCCCAGTTTCCATTCAGCTTCCTTTGATGGGCAGCCACCGCTAGCCGCAGGCAGAGCGTACATGCCTCCTGGCCACTTGatcataaatttcatttccggatctttgaaaattgaatgatGGTAAGTATGATGATATACACAAGTTCATAATGTTACAAAGCTATTAGCTAATGTCGGGCTGCAACGTAATGGGTACCATTGCAACTGAGATGCGATCTTAGCCCAGCTTATACCACACGATCACACGAGCTTTTTTGCCTACTTTTTTGCCTGCATACTGGCACCCAATTGGGCCCGGCTGTTATGCCCCGCTGGCTccaaccaaaaacgtcggattAGGCCCGAGCCAGAGCACGGGTGAAATTATTGCGTGTTGATTGCTCCTGGATGCGGAAGTGACTCATTTCACTTTTTTCACGGCATTGTTTAGCATCGAGTGAGCGGTTTGCGTGGGAagcactctctaattaggtacgggccaaatttgactctgacCCTCATCCGGGCCGATAtggctcgggccaaatcgcctccatgtgatcgcggcttatgacGGCTTCGTTTGATCTCCAGAGCCCGACTAGCTGGATTATTATGTTATCCCGCCAGTCGCTACAACGTCACTGGCAAGAATTTACCGCAATCAAAACGGCCTAATTCAATGAGCGTTTAGTTTGTCTACGAAAAGACAACATTGATCAAAAGTACAAAACAAAGTATATTAACATATTCAATGAATGCATTCTCATATATTCACGAAGGGATCATTCTTTTTCGAATTTCCCAGTTTATGGAACGTACCTTCTATTACCTTCGCTGATTTATCTTGCATAATTAACTCAGTTGCATTCTCCAGATTCTCACGCAGAGATTGTTTAAAGCTGCTCGATCCACGATACCATTTGTACATCTCTGTTATCGGGGTTAATACCCAACGCACGGGAGCTAATTTACCAGGCGAGCCGATATCGACCTTGCTTTTCAGGTTAAAATTTTGTTTCAGATTTTCGACCGAGTCAAGAGAGCTGCGCATTAAGGTAACTTCTAGAAATGACGCTGATTCTTTTGAATGCAAGCTACTACACATCATCAACGACTGCTTattctagaaatgaaaaatggatATATTTAAGTGAAATAAAGCAAAAAGTACAAATAAAAAGAACATGGCAAAAGACTTCCGTGCTGTTTCAATTTTCCTTTGCATAAAACCAGCTATGGAGCAACGAAATCGACCAAAATCAGCAAAAAAGCACGCCATATTATTGGCAGTCATCATAAATACGGAAATATGCTTAATTGAAAGACCCCGTACGCTTAAATTCCGCATGCAATTTTCCTCATAACGGCTTAATTGCAAAATGACGATTTGTAGCAATCATGGTATGGCGGGTGTATGGAAAACAACCGCCACCAGATCCTAGTAGTCTTTTAAGTGATGACACATGGGacaattgaaaatttcatgtgaaaataaatgcaACAAGCGTTGATTTACTAACATTTTTGAGGATATAATCCAAAAAAACTAATGATGACAGCGAATAGTCAACGTAGTCCTTGGTGCCAAAATGAATTCCAGTCACAACATGCTAAAATGGAGAATGAATATTTGTTAATGCGAATACATGTTACGAACGCGTTTCCAACATAGTGTCGTTAGAGTACTATACCGTTCCCCATCTTGCAAAAAACAATTTAGCAGTTTTTAGATCGTTGAAATCTGTTTTGATGAGTTCTCTTAAAAATTCATAGGCAAAATCGTCGGTATATTTAGTTCGAAGCCGTGCTTCTCCCATAGGACAAAATCTTCTCCGTTCCGTTAGAAAAAATTCCGATTCCGTAGTTAGGCCCAGAGCTGAAATCAATTGCTAATAGGTTAAACGTTTTTTGACATGAAATAAGAGTTATAAAGCTTCTGCGTTGTATTTTACCTTTACTATCGGCAAATATCTGTGAACTAGTTTTATCGTAATCACCATCTGAAACATTGATATTACGTCGAATgtaagaaaatgaattcgGCAAAATTCAACGGGGAAGACCAAATTGTCGTTATTACCCGTCAGAATTATGTCCCGTTTTCTGGCATCCTGATAACCTTTTGGACCAATGATATATCGAGTGTCCTGCTCTGAAATGCAGTTTCTCCTTTCAAAATAACGCACCCGAGACGGCATCCGTCTTAAAGATTAGAAACATTACTAACTCAATATTTTTGCCAGTCTCTGCCATCTGGCgcttagatttttttttgcatGAATCTGGTGTGAAAGTGAGTGTGATCGGTTGTACGAGGGTGGCTTGAAAATCTTATAAACCTCATCATGATCATGATCATGATCATGATCATTATCATGTGTACATAAAtctattgataaaataatctACATATGCCTATATTTACGAAATCATTCAACATTACCGAGTTTCGTTTGGACCGTGGTACAGGTATCCCATATCGTTATTCGACGCTTGTACTGGAAATATCCGTCGAGTCAATTTCAATCCTGGATCACTATGCCCGAGACTCGGATTACCGATGAATACATCGTACCCCAAACCGAGAGCCGAAATCTCGTACGGGAGAGCAACACCTTCGAGAGCCTCAGCCCCAGCCCCAGCCCCGAAAACTTGTAGAAAAACAAACAGTAACAGCCACGCCGACATCTTCGCTGTTCACCATCAACTTCTGAATATCACACTCGCGCAGTAAAGCTTATATATCCGTCCTGCATCTAGAGCATTTCCTCGTAATATACATGGAAAACTTGTATACATAGAATTACTTCATAGATAACGAAGGCCTCGATTGTGAATGGGTCAAGAGATACATCCGCACTTGAGACAAAACAATGAAACAAGTGGACTTTCTTTAAAAACACAggaatgatttattggtttcgtCTGGTTCTGAGATTTTATTGCGCATAACAACAACAGATATTTTTATTAAGCGTGGGATCCGTAATGGTTGTTTTATCGGAACCCTAATGGCCACTTCTCTTCTAAAACGTACGATGGAAAGTTGACAAAAACCTGACAGATTTATTCCTTTCAATAAGGGAAACGCGCGTGGAAAATCGTCTCAGGGTCCGGAACCCTGCCTTTCCATTGAGGCTGCCCTTTTCGTCAATGCAAAGTTTTAGAACCTGCAAATTTGACACTTATTTTCAGATATTGCGTATTTTCCGATTTATTTCTTTGAGAATCTAATACCGAATGGCATTCGCTAGTAGCCAATGACGAAAAATGCCTTTTATTCTTCTAGACCCAGGCCTCCTTAATttcctagatccacccctgtgGGCATAGTGAAAATTGGGTTTAAAAATCCTCCCCTAAGGCCTTTTTAATAGCTTGGTTTACGGGGTAGAACTATTCAAATATCATTTCGGAGGAGGAAATAAgtattctaaaaaaattccCTCAGTGAGATAAAAATCACCTTTTGAAGGAAGAGGGAAATGTTTGATAGGGTATGTCCAAACAAATGATTCTTGGAAAGTTCGAATTCTGCAAACTGCGATCAAAAAACCTcgcgtttttcaattttttcaacatTCAAGCCCCAATATTCTCATTCGGTGGAGGTGAAAAAATGGTTTCTGCTCACTTTTTCACCGAATTCGTTCCACGGACGggaataagaaaaaataatatttatttctatttgacTTCTCTTCAAATTTCGGTGGCGGTTCCCGTTAACCAAGCAATTGAAAATGGGCCTAAGCGCTCCTCAATCGATCGATTTTAAGCGTATTCCGAGTAACACGTATTCGAAAAATTTGCTTATTTTCGTATGGGAAGTTAAGTGTACGTACAGAAATGCAAACGTAGAAATATGataatatcatatattttcatcttttatgaATGAATAGGACATTTTCTCttgaaattattgattaaCATATCTTGACAAAATCCTTGTCAAACGGTGTGTGAGCGCGTCGGGCGCGAATCTGCCGGCCAAAATGGCAAGTCAGGTTCAGCGATGACAGGGGCATGTCCAACCCATTTGTACTACAGCCAACTCATCTGCGAAGGTCAATGAAGGGTCTGTTCACAAGTACGTAGTATTACTACCATTGACTTCGTTTTAGGGTACATGGTAACATTGGAAATAACttgaaaattaatcaatataACGTCAAGTTGTCTGctcatttcatgttttcgaGATGGGCCGCCTGGATGCGCCCTTGATTACACCAAGACTTAACTTTCTGGGGCCGGTAAAGCATTATCaactttaattataattatgataataataataataataataataataataataaatttatgatGACATTGATATTCAATTTACTCGTCCATTGCTAAAACGTCAACAAAATCTTATCAATTCGAACTTCATTTGTCCAAACCACCAAATATTTTTTCTGATTCAATGCTTTTCAATGATTTCGAGCGAACTACTGCAATTAACCCTGCTTATTTCGTCGGGTCAAAAAAAATAGTCGTCGATTAAGGGATCCGTGGTACATTTCGTCTGCTCAAACAATGAAATGTTAGtcgtcgaataaacactatcaTCCGTGTacactgtagataaatgaagaaatcccacacttcgaattaaaTTATACGATAGATGTTAATATTGTggtttcaaaaataataaattctatcgTATAAtttaattcgaagtgtggcatttcttcattttactAAAAGTTTGTATTGTAATCCCCCGTCGACGATTCACAGTGTCGCGATATTCTCGGAGCAACCCCCTTCTCGCTAGAGTCAATGTGGATGTGTTTTTATTGCGTAATCACAAGTAATTTACCAATTTGGGTTAGTCAGCGGTGTACAAGAACACCGTTTCAAGATGGCGGCTATGTAGAGGGAGCCATGGGAAAATACAATAAGAACAGAACATTTCCACCGCATACAACACGGGCCGAAAGCATCCgtagtatcactggtatcagtggtatcggggaagcagtagtatcaccggtctccagaaggatcggtcagtatcactggtaacagtggtatcggggtatcagtagtatcaccggtctccagaaggatcgggcagtataactggtaacagtggtatcggggtagcagtagtatcaccggtctccagaaggatcgggcagtatcactggtatcagtggtatcggggtagcagtagtatcaccggtctccagaaggatcgggcagtatcactggtatcagtggtatcggggtagcagtagtattatcggtctcggagaggatcggacagtatcactggtaatagtggtatcggggtagcagtagtatcaccggtctccagaaggatcgggcagtatcactggtaacagtggtatcggggtagcagtagtatcatcggtctcggagaggatcgggcagtatcactggtaacagtggtatcggtgtagcagtagtatcaccggtctccagaaggatcgggcagtatcactggtaacagtggtatcggggtagcagtagtatcatcggtctcggagaggatcggacagtatcactggtaacagtggtatcggggtagcagtagtatcaccggtctccagaaggatcgggcagtatcaccggtaacagtggtatcggggtagcagtagtatcatcggtctcggagaggatcgggcagtatcactggtaacagtggtatctggatagcagtagtatcaccggtctcggagaggatcggacagtatcactggtatcagtggcaTCGGGGTAGCAGAACGTAGTATCATCGGTCTCGGAGacgatcggacagtatcactggtatcggtGGTATCGgagtagcagtagtatcaccggtcgacagaaggatcgggcagtatcactggtatcagtggtatcggggtatcagTAGTATCGCCGGTCTCtagaaggatcggacagtatcactggtatcagtggtatcggggtagcagtagtatcaccggtctccagaaggatcgggcagtatcactggtaacagtggtatcggggtagcagtagtatcaccagtctcctgaaggatcgggcagtatcactggtaacagtggtatcggggtagcagtagtatcaccggtctccagaaggatcgggcagtatcactggtaacagtggtatcggggtagcagtagtatcaccggtctccagaaggatcggtcagtatcactggtaacagtggtatcggggtagcagtagtatcaccggtctccagaaggatcgggcagtatcactggtaacagtggtatcggtgtggcagtagtatcaccggtctccagaaggatcgggcagtatcactggtatcagtggtatcggggtagcagtagtatcaccggtctcggagaggatcggacagtatcactggtaacagtggtatcggggtagcagtagtatcaccggtctccagaaggatcggtcagtatcactggtatcggtggtatcggggtagcagtagtatcaccggtctcggagaggatcgggcagtatcactggtaacagtggtatcggggtagcagtagtatcaccagtctcctgaaggatcgggcagtatcactggtaacagtggtatcggggtaacagtagtatcatcggtctcggagaggatcggacagtatcactggtaacagtggtatcggggtagcagtagtatcaccggtctccagaaggatcgggcagtattactggtaacagtggtatcggggtagcagtagtatcaccggtctcctgaaggatcgggtagtatcactggtaacagtggtatcggggtaacagtagtatcaccggtctccagaaggatcgggcagtatcactggtatcagtggtatcggggtagcagtagtatcatcggtctcggagaggatcggacagtatcactggtaacagtggtatcggggtagcagtagtatcaccggtctccagaaggatcggtcagtatcactggtatcggtggtatcggggtagcagtagtatcatcggtctcggagaggatcggacagtatcactggtaacagtggtatcggggtagcagtagtatcaccggtctccagaaggatcgggcagtatcactggtaacagtggtatcggggtagcagtagtatcaccggtctccagaaggatcgggcagtatcactggtaacagtggtatcggggtagcagtagtatcatcggtctcgggagaggatcgggcagtatcactggtaacagtggtatcggggtagcagtagtatcatcggtctcgggagaggatcgggcagtatcactggtaacagtggtatcggggtagcagtagtatcaccggtctccagaaggatcgggcagtatcactggtaacagtggtatcggggtagcagtagtatcatcggtctcgggaaaggatcgggcagtatcattTAACGGTGAACGATTCTTCCGGCTCATATTGTGTATCATCTACTATTCTGACTTCACAATGTTTCACCTTAAATAACATTATTCGGGTGTACATGCATTAATGAAGACaagattaatttcaaatactgtTTCCTAAAATCCTAGCCATAATCTTTGACTCATTCACAAACATCATCGAAGATGAGATATTAGGATGATTGTTGACAAATGGTCAGGACAGTCATGTACATATTAACTTTAAGATACACTGATATAGTAAAAAATGCTGAGAGAACATAAGAAAATAAGAGTAGATGAAATGACAAaactattgaaaataattgagattgaaaaaaaaacgagtgaagaaaaaaaagaaatattgataactGAATGGTCTTCTGGATATCATTAGtacaatgaaattgtattaattTCAGCCATGCGATTCtcgatatccaaattttgacacGACAACCAATCATTGATCAAGTATGAATGGGAGGTAGCGTTACCGTTAGGTACGAACGGATTACATTTACCGTTTCAATTAGTCCTGGCCGACACCGTTTTCACGAGCGTCGATCGTTCGGTTCTGGATAGTATATATTTTCGCGGCGGCTTCAGCGTGCGATGCGTCGCTCGGCCGACATCCGGCGACGGCTCGTTCTTCGGAGTCCCGATAAAAAGCCGTCCGGTCGTCGTCAGTCGCGAAAACGGCGTCTGCCAGTCGGCGATCGTTTCCGGGCACCGATACGGCCTTCAAGGTTATTCGTTCGTCGCTACGATGAAATACGTGGAGCCGAACGACGCGATTCATCCGAACAGGATACATATCAAAATCGAGATTCCTCACCAAGACGGCATGATTCCGCTTATATCGACGTTTCCGATTCATAATATGCGATTGTTGCTGTCAGATTCGATCTATCAACGCCAGCATACGTGTTCGAATTTCGTCGACGTCGGAGGAGAATTTCGCGGAGACGGATTTATCGACGACGACCGGACGAACGCCGAGGACGCGACAAAACGCGGCATTTTATTCGACGAAAACATTCGAGAGGAAAAGTCGCTGAAACTTTACCGGACACTGGATTTGAAATCGTGCGCGTGGGCGTTCGAGGCTTGGTATCACATGACCGATTTGATCGACATGTGCGGAGGCTCTCGGTCTTGTCGGATTTTCAAATGCGGAAACGCGGCAAAACATTTCTAACATTTCGCGTGCCTCTATACGTGTCTTACATCTACGCGTCAGCGCCCTCTAGCTGGGCGTCTTTGGAGCATCGTACGACGATGGAGTTTTCGTTTTTCTATGATACGGTTCTGTGGCGATCGGGACTAGAAGCCGATGGTCGTCTCGGTGGACGACTGCAGGTTCTGCGAGTTGCTACGAATCCAGATGGAAACCTCGTGATTGAATTCAGTACAGAAACTAGATTCAGATGTCGGTATCAACAGGTCCTGCCTTATCCAGGGCTGTACTACTTAGCATTTGAATGTTGTgggggtgggggggggggggcaaacAAACCCGAGAAAAGGGCAGCTACCTAGTCAAAAATCGATATACCGATTCTTCTGATTAACCTAACAAAAACTGGTAAGGCCTATTATAGTCCAATGTCACTACAATTACATAAGTGATTCTACATGAAATTTCTATTGGATATAACAATGATATCTGCAAAAAGATATTTgcacttttccaaaatttctagGGGGCAACTGCCCTGCCCCTTGCCCCGGTTATGTACGGCTTGTACTTAATGAAACGGATGAAATGGGCTTTACTACAAAAAAGTAGTCACCATTTCTGAAAAGATGCCTTCCTAAGATATCATATTATCTAAATCAATAACTTCgagatttcttcaataattcaaaatcatttcgaAAAAGTATAGCATCTTCGAAACAACTTCTACATTGTGTTTCTGAACTTACTCTTCGTTTGTTTCAGGGCAGTTTGTCTTGAATCATTACACATTCCCCGGTTATAAAAGTCGAGTGAATCCGCCACCTAATTTACCGGTGACTTTCGATTTGGCTTTAGTTTGGAGTCAGCCGACATACGCCGGACCCGATCAATTATGGAGGGCAACGAGTTCGTACAGTTTGAAGGTATTCGCCGCAAAGCGATTTAGAATGATTTGATTTCGGCATCGATTCATACTTCGTTTCTGTTTCTTATACAGGATTATTCGGGTGTTTACGAGATCGAATTGATACCGTGTTTAGTGTTACCTCGGCAGCATTACACAACCGTAGATATCGTTGATAGTCAGTGCGTCGCCAAACAACCTCAAAAGTAAGTCTTTATAGCATCTCGGAGAAATTAGTCTATCCCCTAGGAAACGATGTTCAGCACAGCCCGACTATGCCGAACAGTAGCAAATACACAAGCTGTGTGCCTCTTGCGATTGGCCACTACATGATTGACAGCGACGTGCATTGTCTGATAAAAA is a window of Tubulanus polymorphus chromosome 2, tnTubPoly1.2, whole genome shotgun sequence DNA encoding:
- the LOC141900388 gene encoding uncharacterized protein LOC141900388 — protein: MSAWLLLFVFLQVFGAGAGAEALEGVALPYEISALGLGYDVFIGNPSLGHSDPGLKLTRRIFPVQASNNDMGYLYHGPNETRRMPSRVRYFERRNCISEQDTRYIIGPKGYQDARKRDIILTDGDYDKTSSQIFADSKALGLTTESEFFLTERRRFCPMGEARLRTKYTDDFAYEFLRELIKTDFNDLKTAKLFFARWGTHVVTGIHFGTKDYVDYSLSSLVFLDYILKNNKQSLMMCSSLHSKESASFLEVTLMRSSLDSVENLKQNFNLKSKVDIGSPGKLAPVRWVLTPITEMYKWYRGSSSFKQSLRENLENATELIMQDKSAKVIEDPEMKFMIKWPGGMYALPAASGGCPSKEAEWKLGWRFQDAPSRYVNKWNASMNSNWNGAITRGSVNSSFCVKTITYYSTVQYTWPRGQYCILKKGISCPIGFNESTVKWKDALVNSRNSIGGILPEGVYNTNSTDISYCCRNDGDVNKPIVLPNEHPFYLLARAQIERCQQVYGMHLTTETLGWGTDNSNYAFQYERVKNSVRNRYNRIVRYTYETKYDTPLQQNDGNEKLQVMFRYCHYKPDKPAHNCRICDGCEYPGIDQRSMK